The genomic window GGCGCACATAGTCGATGATTTCCTGCAGCGAAGCGCCGGGGGTGAAGAGCGCCCCAACCCCCATCTGTTGCAGGGCACGGATGTCTTTGTCGGGAATGATGCCACCCCCGAATAAGAGGATGTGATCGGCACCCTGGGCGCGAAGAAGCTCCAGTACCTCAGGAAAGAGCGTCATATGTGCCCCAGACAGCACGCTCATGCCAATCGCATCCACATCTTCCTGGATGGCAGCGCGCACGATGGCCTCGGGCGTCTGGCGTAGGCCCGTGTAGATGACCTCCATGCCCGCATCCCGCAGGGCACTGGCAATGACCTTGATGCCACGATCGTGCCCATCTAAGCCAGGTTTGGCGAGTAAGACGCGGATGGGTCGTTCCACGCGCGGTCCTCCCTTCGCGTAGCCTCAAAGGAGCACCGGTTCCTGGTACTCGCCGAAAACGCTGCGCAATACATCCACGATCTCCCCCTCAGTGGCGTACACCCGCACGCACTCCAGGATGGCCGGTACGGTGTTTTCCGTTCCCTCGGCCACGCGCCGCAGGTCGGCAAGAGCCCTCTGGACCTTGTCATTGTCTCGTTCGCTTCGCAGGCGCTTAAGGGCTACACACTGCTCATGCTCAACAGCAGGGTCGATTTCTAAAATGGGGATGGTGCCGGTGTCCCCCTCTTCCGTGAAGCGGTTGACCCCCACGACGATCCTTTCCTGGTTCTCGATCTGACGCTGGTAGCGGTACGCAGCCTCGGCGATTTCCCGCTGGAAGTAGCCCTGCTCTATGCACTTGAGCACGCCCCCGCGCTTTTCGATCTCGGCAAAATAGGCTTCAGCTCCCTTCTCCATCTGGTCAGTCAGTGCTTCTACGAAGTAGGATCCTGCTAAGGGGTCGATAGTGTTGGCCACACCGATTTCGTACGCCAGGATCTGCTGGGTGCGCAGGGCAATCTTTACCGCGTGCTCGGTGGGCAAAGCATACGTCTCGTCCATGGAGTTGGTGTGCAGGCTCTGAGTGCCTCCCAGCACACCGGCCAAAGCCTCGTAGGCGGTCCGGATGATGTTGTTTTCCGGCTGTTGGGCGGTGAGACTGCAACCGGCAGTCTGGGTGTGGAAGCGGAGCAGCCATGACTCCGGCTTCTTCGCCCCGTACTTGTCGCGCATGTAACGCGCCCAAAGGCGCCGCGCCGCCCGATATTTGGCCACTTCCTCAAACAGATCAAGGTGAGCGTTGAAGAAGAAAGAAAGTCGCGGCGCAAAGACGTCGACATCCAAGCCCGCAGCGATGCCGGCTTCGACATAAGCGAACCCATCGGCGAGCGTGAAGGCCAGCTCTTGCACGGCCGTAGACCCAGCCTCGCGAATGTGATAGCCTGAGATGGAGATGGTGTTCCATTTGGGCACATGCTGGGCACAGAAGGCCATGGTGTCCGTGATGAGGCGCATCGACGGAGCAGGGGGGTAGATCCATTCTTTTTGGGCGATGTACTCTTTGAGGATATCGTTCTGGATGGTGCCCGTGAGCTTCCAAGAGGGGATGCCTTGTTTCTCCGCCACAGCAATGTACATGGCCAACAGGATCGAGGCAGGCGCGTTGATGGTCATGGAGGTAGAGATGCGATCCAGTGGTATGCCCGAGAAGATCACTTCCATGTCCTGCAACGAGTCGACGGCTACGCCGCATCTGCCGACTTCCCCTTTGGAGCGCGGGTGATCGGAATCGTACCCCATGAGCGTCGGCAGGTCAAAGGCAACGGACAACCCAGTCTGTCCGTGGGCCAAGAGATAGTGGAAGCGCTCATTGGTCTGCTTTGCCGAGCCCAAGCCGGCAAACTGGCGCATAGTCCAGAGTTTGCCTCGGTACATCGTGTCGCGCACGCCCCGCGTGAAAGGGAACGAGCCGGGGAAGCCGATGTCTTTTTCAAAGTCTAAATCCTGGATGTCAAGTGGGGTGTAAAGAGGCTGGATGGGGGTACCCGAGACGGTGATGAACTGCCTGTCATCTGCGCACGGCGACTGTGCTGCCCGTGCAGCCCACCGCGCCTTGCCCTGCGCGACCTTGTCGATAAGCTCCTGACTGAAATCCACGCGCCCTCCTGACTTACAGGACTTGCCCCTCAAGGGATCCGGATGCGCTGGTGATATTCAGTCGCAGAGGCTGCGGCTTTGAAGGTCCCACACCCTCGAAGCGGCAGCCTTGTTGACTCATCCCCGTCCCCCCCTGGCTGTGCGAATCGGCGCCCCTGCTCTTGGCGGCCCTGCCAATGCGCCGCAACGGAGCGGCAGCTGCCAGTTGCGAGGCCAGCAAGGTACTGCTACACCGACCTTGTGCCGTGTCGCGGCCTCTGGTCACGACCCTCGGGTGGCCCCAAGACCATGGTCCTCGGCCGGCAAGGGGTGGCCATCGACAGAGCTTCCTCTCTTCCCTCGCTGTCAAAGCCGGCCTGTCTCGCAGGCACCGCGCCGCATGCCCCTCGACCTGGCTTAAGATAACAAATCTCGAGAAAAAGTCAAGGGGAAAAATGAAGCCCACTCAGCTCTTGCCTGACTTCCCCATTGGGCGCAACCTTTTCTCTTGACATTTTCGGCGATTTTTCTTAAAATGCTCTCGGTGAATAGCGTTCAGTTGCTTCAAGCCCTCTCGCGAGGCGGGTATGACAAGCAAGCCAAGCGGGAAGGAGAACTTTGGCGGTAGCCAGGGGTTGCCGAGGGCGGAGCGTTGGGGAAGTGGCACCGCGATGATCGGGGCAGATGCTGTTGCGCGCCTGGTGCCTCTCCGAAAGGTGAAGACGATCAGCGACATGCGCGCTCCTCTGGCGAGGCGCCATGTGGCCAGCGTCGGCTGCCCATCCCCGCTCGCATTGTCTTTTGAATGGCTACTGACGCTACTGGAGAAGACAGCCGCCGGCGTGCGTGAGGTCATCCGCCATTGGCGCACGCCCAAGGCAGGCGGGTTGCTGAACGACAAGTATCCTGGTGGGGTAGAACACGTCAAATCTCTGCTTGGGGGGGAAGGCCACACCATAATCCGGAAGGGAGAGAGCTACATCATCCCAAACTTGCCGGCAGTTTTCTCGAGCCGGGTGCCGCACTTCGTGTGCACGCGTCTAGGCCCCCGAAACAAGGTTGTGAGAAAAGGAAACTCTCCCGTACCGCATGCTGCGTGACAAGGAAGCCTTAGCCGGAAGGCCACTGACTGAGGGACAGGGAACCATGCCGAGGACCGACATTCGAGCGCTGGAATACTATCCGTTCGGGGTTGATCTGAAGGTGCGGATCACCGACCTCAACTACGGCGGGCACCTGGGCAACGACCGCCTGCTCGGCCTCCTCCATGAAGCGCGTGTCGCGTTCCTGGCCAGCCTGGGGTGGTCAGAAATGGACTGCGCGGGCGTCAGTCTCATCATGGGCGACGCAGTGATACGCTATCTGGGACAGGCCTTCGCCGGTGACGTGCTCTGTTTCGAGGTGGGCATGGGCGAAGCGCGGCGCTGTGGTTTCCGCCTCTACTATCGGGTTACTCGCCCAGCCGATGGTGCGACCATCGCCCTCGCCGAAACAGGAATGATCTGTTTTGACTATCAAGCCGGCAAAGTGCGCCCGCTACCGGAACCAGTGAGGGCTTTGTGTATGAGCTCTGCCGGCACCCGGGACGAGGCACATCTAGAGGACGAACCTCCGGCAAAAGAGGGACCAGGCACAATCGTCTGACCAGCAATAAGGAGAAGAAGGAAGAAGGTCTGACTGAACTGCAGGGGACCAGTCACAACACCACGTGCGGCTTGTCTCGGGCTAAGGCAGCCGGTGTTGGGGAGGCAGGGCGTCGGGTTTCCGCCCATGCGGTGTTCCTCGCACAAGCCAGACGGAGGAATAGGGGGGACCAATGAACGCTGAGGTGCACGGGCTTTGTTAGGACAATTCGACCGCAGGGAGAAAAGCACGGAGGATAACGCTTATGACGCCAACCATCAAGCTGCTCCAGCAGAGGCTCAGCGAAGACCACTTCCAGAGGCTAGAACGCATCCGCAATCCGGCCCTCCACGAGTTTGTCGCGGAGTTTGTGGAGCTTTGTGCGCCGGACAGCGTGTTCGTGAGCACAGGATCCGAGGAAGACCGTAACTACATTCGACAGGCTGCCCTCCTCAACCGCGAGGAGGCCAGGTTGGCCATCGCAGGACACACCATCCACTTCGATAGCCCGGCCGATCAGGCTCGCGACAAGCGAGGAACGCAGTTCCTCCTTCGTCCTGGCGAGAACCTTGGCCCGGAGATCAATTCATTGGAAAGGGAGGCCGGCCTGGAGGAGATACGCCCTCTTCTGCGCAACTCTATGGCAGGGCGGCAGATGTTCGTTCTCTTCTACTGCCTGGGCCCTATTGGATCGCCTTTTAGCATCCCTTGTGTCCAGCTTACCGACTCTGCCTATGTGGCGCATAGTGAGGACCTCCTCTATCGCCCGGGCTATGAGGAATTTGTGCGCCTTGGTGAACGAGCGCAGTTCTTCAAGGTCATGCACTCGCAAGGTAGGCTCGAACAGGGAGGGCTCGGCCTGATGGTGAGTGCGGACATCGCCAAACGGAGGGTCTACATCGATCTCGAAAACGAGGTCATTTACAGTGTGAACACGCAGTATGGGGGGAATAGCATCGGGCTCAAGAAGTTGGCAATGCGCTTGGCCATC from Calditrichota bacterium includes these protein-coding regions:
- a CDS encoding cobalamin B12-binding domain-containing protein; amino-acid sequence: MERPIRVLLAKPGLDGHDRGIKVIASALRDAGMEVIYTGLRQTPEAIVRAAIQEDVDAIGMSVLSGAHMTLFPEVLELLRAQGADHILLFGGGIIPDKDIRALQQMGVGALFTPGASLQEIIDYVRREIAERRKAQQ
- a CDS encoding methylmalonyl-CoA mutase family protein, yielding MDKVAQGKARWAARAAQSPCADDRQFITVSGTPIQPLYTPLDIQDLDFEKDIGFPGSFPFTRGVRDTMYRGKLWTMRQFAGLGSAKQTNERFHYLLAHGQTGLSVAFDLPTLMGYDSDHPRSKGEVGRCGVAVDSLQDMEVIFSGIPLDRISTSMTINAPASILLAMYIAVAEKQGIPSWKLTGTIQNDILKEYIAQKEWIYPPAPSMRLITDTMAFCAQHVPKWNTISISGYHIREAGSTAVQELAFTLADGFAYVEAGIAAGLDVDVFAPRLSFFFNAHLDLFEEVAKYRAARRLWARYMRDKYGAKKPESWLLRFHTQTAGCSLTAQQPENNIIRTAYEALAGVLGGTQSLHTNSMDETYALPTEHAVKIALRTQQILAYEIGVANTIDPLAGSYFVEALTDQMEKGAEAYFAEIEKRGGVLKCIEQGYFQREIAEAAYRYQRQIENQERIVVGVNRFTEEGDTGTIPILEIDPAVEHEQCVALKRLRSERDNDKVQRALADLRRVAEGTENTVPAILECVRVYATEGEIVDVLRSVFGEYQEPVLL
- a CDS encoding thioesterase family protein; protein product: MPRTDIRALEYYPFGVDLKVRITDLNYGGHLGNDRLLGLLHEARVAFLASLGWSEMDCAGVSLIMGDAVIRYLGQAFAGDVLCFEVGMGEARRCGFRLYYRVTRPADGATIALAETGMICFDYQAGKVRPLPEPVRALCMSSAGTRDEAHLEDEPPAKEGPGTIV
- a CDS encoding phosphoenolpyruvate carboxykinase is translated as MTPTIKLLQQRLSEDHFQRLERIRNPALHEFVAEFVELCAPDSVFVSTGSEEDRNYIRQAALLNREEARLAIAGHTIHFDSPADQARDKRGTQFLLRPGENLGPEINSLEREAGLEEIRPLLRNSMAGRQMFVLFYCLGPIGSPFSIPCVQLTDSAYVAHSEDLLYRPGYEEFVRLGERAQFFKVMHSQGRLEQGGLGLMVSADIAKRRVYIDLENEVIYSVNTQYGGNSIGLKKLAMRLAI